A genomic window from Gossypium hirsutum isolate 1008001.06 chromosome D10, Gossypium_hirsutum_v2.1, whole genome shotgun sequence includes:
- the LOC107913937 gene encoding coatomer subunit beta'-2 isoform X1, with the protein MAHSLKFEKEMVQTSERVKYVDLHPSKPWILAALYSGNVCIWNYHSQKIEKSFKVTESPVRSAKFLVRENWIVVGADDGHIRVYNYDTMEMIKDIEAHTDYIRSLIIHLTLPYVLSSSDDKLIKLWDWEKDWICSKVFEGHQHYVMQAAFDPNDLNTFASASLDGTIKIWNMDSGSLDFTLDAHSKGINCIEYFMAGDKPFLISGSDDYTAKVWDYETKCCVQKLEGHTRNVTATSVHPQLPIIITCSEDGTVRVWDKTSYRLDNTLAYGLERVWTVAYMKDSSKVVFGCDKGTIVVKISGSNGSDSADV; encoded by the exons ATG GCCCACTCACTTAAATTTGAG AAAGAAATGGTTCAAACTTCAGAGAGGGTGAAATATGTGGATCTACATCCATCCAAACCATG GATTTTAGCCGCTTTGTACTCCGGAAATGTTTGTATTTGGAACTACCACTCACAG AAAATAGAAAAGTCCTTCAAGGTCACTGAATCACCAG TAAGATCAGCCAAGTTCCTAGTGCGTGAAAACTGGATTGTTGTTGGAGCTGATGATGGACATATTCGTGTATACAACTATGATACAATGGAAATGATCAAAGACATCGAGGCACATACAGATTACATTAGGAGTCTGATTATTCATCTGACCCTTCCGTACGTGTTATCGTCATCGGACGACAAGCTTATAAAACTATGGGACTGGGAGAAGGACTGGATTTGCAGTAAGGTGTTTGAGGGCCACCAACACTATGTGATGCAAGCTGCTTTCGATCCGAATGACCTAAACACTTTTGCAAGCGCATCACTTGATGGCACCATTAAG ATTTGGAATATGGATTCTGGATCTCTAGATTTTACATTGGATGCTCATTCGAAAGGGATTAATTGCATTGAATACTTCATGGCCGGTGATAAACCGTTTCTGATCAGTGGTTCTGATGATTACACTGCTAAG GTATGGGACTATGAAACCAAATGTTGTGTCCAAAAACTAGAAGGCCATACACGTAATGTTACTGCAACAAGCGTCCACCCACAGCTTCCCATTATAATTACTTGTTCGGAAGATGGAACTGTTCGTGTCTGGGACAAAACAAGTTACAG GCTTGACAACACATTGGCATATGGTCTTGAAAGAGTCTGGACTGTTGCTTACATGAAAGACTCCAGCAA AGTCGTGTTTGGGTGCGATAAAGGGACGATTGTGGTCAAAATTAGTGGCTCTAATGGCTCGGATTCTGCTGATGTTTGA
- the LOC107913937 gene encoding coatomer subunit beta'-2 isoform X3, whose product MAHSLKFEKEMVQTSERVKYVDLHPSKPWILAALYSGNVCIWNYHSQKIEKSFKVTESPVRSAKFLVRENWIVVGADDGHIRVYNYDTMEMIKDIEAHTDYIRSLIIHLTLPYVLSSSDDKLIKLWDWEKDWICSKVFEGHQHYVMQAAFDPNDLNTFASASLDGTIKIWNMDSGSLDFTLDAHSKGINCIEYFMAGDKPFLISGSDDYTAKVWDYETKCCVQKLEGHTRNVTATSVHPQLPIIITCSEDGTVRVWDKTSYRLDNTLAYGLERVWTVAYMKDSSKDDCGQN is encoded by the exons ATG GCCCACTCACTTAAATTTGAG AAAGAAATGGTTCAAACTTCAGAGAGGGTGAAATATGTGGATCTACATCCATCCAAACCATG GATTTTAGCCGCTTTGTACTCCGGAAATGTTTGTATTTGGAACTACCACTCACAG AAAATAGAAAAGTCCTTCAAGGTCACTGAATCACCAG TAAGATCAGCCAAGTTCCTAGTGCGTGAAAACTGGATTGTTGTTGGAGCTGATGATGGACATATTCGTGTATACAACTATGATACAATGGAAATGATCAAAGACATCGAGGCACATACAGATTACATTAGGAGTCTGATTATTCATCTGACCCTTCCGTACGTGTTATCGTCATCGGACGACAAGCTTATAAAACTATGGGACTGGGAGAAGGACTGGATTTGCAGTAAGGTGTTTGAGGGCCACCAACACTATGTGATGCAAGCTGCTTTCGATCCGAATGACCTAAACACTTTTGCAAGCGCATCACTTGATGGCACCATTAAG ATTTGGAATATGGATTCTGGATCTCTAGATTTTACATTGGATGCTCATTCGAAAGGGATTAATTGCATTGAATACTTCATGGCCGGTGATAAACCGTTTCTGATCAGTGGTTCTGATGATTACACTGCTAAG GTATGGGACTATGAAACCAAATGTTGTGTCCAAAAACTAGAAGGCCATACACGTAATGTTACTGCAACAAGCGTCCACCCACAGCTTCCCATTATAATTACTTGTTCGGAAGATGGAACTGTTCGTGTCTGGGACAAAACAAGTTACAG GCTTGACAACACATTGGCATATGGTCTTGAAAGAGTCTGGACTGTTGCTTACATGAAAGACTCCAGCAA GGACGATTGTGGTCAAAATTAG
- the LOC107913937 gene encoding coatomer subunit beta'-2 isoform X2 produces the protein MKEMVQTSERVKYVDLHPSKPWILAALYSGNVCIWNYHSQKIEKSFKVTESPVRSAKFLVRENWIVVGADDGHIRVYNYDTMEMIKDIEAHTDYIRSLIIHLTLPYVLSSSDDKLIKLWDWEKDWICSKVFEGHQHYVMQAAFDPNDLNTFASASLDGTIKIWNMDSGSLDFTLDAHSKGINCIEYFMAGDKPFLISGSDDYTAKVWDYETKCCVQKLEGHTRNVTATSVHPQLPIIITCSEDGTVRVWDKTSYRLDNTLAYGLERVWTVAYMKDSSKVVFGCDKGTIVVKISGSNGSDSADV, from the exons ATG AAAGAAATGGTTCAAACTTCAGAGAGGGTGAAATATGTGGATCTACATCCATCCAAACCATG GATTTTAGCCGCTTTGTACTCCGGAAATGTTTGTATTTGGAACTACCACTCACAG AAAATAGAAAAGTCCTTCAAGGTCACTGAATCACCAG TAAGATCAGCCAAGTTCCTAGTGCGTGAAAACTGGATTGTTGTTGGAGCTGATGATGGACATATTCGTGTATACAACTATGATACAATGGAAATGATCAAAGACATCGAGGCACATACAGATTACATTAGGAGTCTGATTATTCATCTGACCCTTCCGTACGTGTTATCGTCATCGGACGACAAGCTTATAAAACTATGGGACTGGGAGAAGGACTGGATTTGCAGTAAGGTGTTTGAGGGCCACCAACACTATGTGATGCAAGCTGCTTTCGATCCGAATGACCTAAACACTTTTGCAAGCGCATCACTTGATGGCACCATTAAG ATTTGGAATATGGATTCTGGATCTCTAGATTTTACATTGGATGCTCATTCGAAAGGGATTAATTGCATTGAATACTTCATGGCCGGTGATAAACCGTTTCTGATCAGTGGTTCTGATGATTACACTGCTAAG GTATGGGACTATGAAACCAAATGTTGTGTCCAAAAACTAGAAGGCCATACACGTAATGTTACTGCAACAAGCGTCCACCCACAGCTTCCCATTATAATTACTTGTTCGGAAGATGGAACTGTTCGTGTCTGGGACAAAACAAGTTACAG GCTTGACAACACATTGGCATATGGTCTTGAAAGAGTCTGGACTGTTGCTTACATGAAAGACTCCAGCAA AGTCGTGTTTGGGTGCGATAAAGGGACGATTGTGGTCAAAATTAGTGGCTCTAATGGCTCGGATTCTGCTGATGTTTGA